Proteins from a single region of Scylla paramamosain isolate STU-SP2022 chromosome 35, ASM3559412v1, whole genome shotgun sequence:
- the LOC135090588 gene encoding uncharacterized protein LOC135090588 isoform X2, with protein MVLFRLSSGVLEAREGTQGATGEETDAGGDGLVEADAPRPHLPDLVTHRSPPTQLTVENVRHHDQLMQGREQDPSDPKVAKTGILKGGKLWKNGDGRKTKVRVEEEEAEEPRRSVRFSGRDEYSLLESLPLDKIPLDAANSAALARFMPKLRELGVLLGEPRHDWHLELSPIKPEAEGGAGAAEQEGLPEDKEKQPPPQMDDEQIKESMQRYDEMRRRIAAAEGRDNTSVCSDESKSSSDSQSSDSTMTETRIRRLENADVAHVAGGVMRTNSEVRRAIERNALRRSLIRFSEARKKDTNKNDKNDKGETSLLEKLKWLTASEDATNGNSEQKEEGMEEPNDEEDDGSQDLSKSMDPKVQETIAQYRKLAEMFNKTTSLRATDILVPGDVREWKLKADLFPSQARAVLEAEEEEVPEPHSGSTTPTVYQGIIPAVSLADLMTDEETDKLIYSGGVRYTREGTLPLEAQGEGEEAEGEQQVPPPTTSTAEARKQFLSQMASQAGTPHVSANGVTTLPGDRSSLASNSDSYTFEDIDEALHDDRSSSVPSSSQSSPRLSGKSDVDGASTTESGYSSNETNGELQLPINGLQALPIGGVDIDELAEFVRQDAGRMERLRRRYDAGELEDHGFSRRPSVRGIKPRFGSTTDLLKQMATQLAPPTMAQPGMAGSHMTWPYRDVGDEDSQPAQRRRASQNRVVLPALQEDILYTPTSDLSPQGVPPPPSSSTAPPAITLTHTKAPRVVHVYASTGDLRAPPPPRLSGPRESPPPDLIRPGGAPVPMRALTHSLSQPLPDTSGHGLMMVPQMPTPALTDPHMASCRRPASVHGHLPPDSLVMRGVPPPPSARPHSSLSHYPNPRVPVHYHSYEDPPQARPPYEGSHPPLTQRGSYPGTIPAPLGVHYQPQLVPPDAIGFPQPPPFGSQHSHSRPPPPVSSRDGPPYTRTLHSQVHPGPQTSSMVANPSQPHQCGPRQVRVAGGAADQACSPAWSHQQPHTHQTFAPPYPVSSHLSYTTPIVPESVMTSRPSGPPVGAPMGAPMRPIGPLIGPPIGPPIMNGGVSKLEGLRDERGVPEGASSSPRGPLDPQYPQHSSPTRDTSILHRHPPPPLNMT; from the coding sequence AGACTGACGCTGGCGGGGACGGCCTGGTGGAGGCGGACGCGCCGCGGCCACACCTCCCAGACCTGGTGACGCACCGCTCGCCACCCACACAGCTGACGGTGGAGAACGTGCGCCACCATGACCAGTTGATGCAGGGCAGGGAGCAGGACCCCTCGGACCCCAAGGTGGCCAAGACGGGCATCCTGAAGGGCGGGAAGCTGTGGAAGAACGGTGACGGCAGGAAGACCAaagtgagggtggaggaggaggaggcggaggagccgCGTCGCTCAGTGAGGTTCTCCGGGCGGGACGAGTACAGCCTGCTGGAGAGTCTGCCGCTTGACAAGATCCCGCTGGACGCAGCCAACTCTGCGGCGCTGGCCAGGTTCATGCCCAAGCTGCGGGAGCTAGGCGTTCTGCTTGGCGAGCCGCGCCACGACTGGCATCTCGAGCTGAGCCCCATCAAGCCCGAGGCGGAGGGCGGTGCCGGGGCGGCCGAGCAGGAAGGTCTGccggaagataaagagaaacagcCTCCGCCACAGATGGATGACGAGCAGATCAAGGAGTCGATGCAGCGCTACGACGAAATGCGGCGCCGCATTGCTGCCGCCGAGGGACGCGACAACACCAGCGTCTGCAGCGACGAGTCAAAGAGTTCTTCTGACTCTCAGTCCTCAGACTCCACCATGACGGAGACGAGGATCAGGCGGCTGGAGAACGCTGACGTCGCCCACGTGGCGGGAGGCGTCATGAGGACCAACAGCGAGGTGCGTCGAGCGATTGAACGCAATGCCCTGCGGCGATCCCTCATCCGCTTCTCGGAGGCTCGCAAGAAAGACACCAACAAGAACGATAAGAATGACAAAGGAGAGACTTCCCTCCTGGAGAAGCTCAAGTGGCTCACTGCCTCGGAGGACGCGACCAACGGCAACTccgagcagaaggaggaggggatggaggagccGAACGATGAGGAGGACGATGGGAGCCAGGACCTGTCAAAGTCCATGGACCCCAAAGTACAAGAGACAATAGCACAATATCGCAAACTTGCCGAGATGTTCAATAAGACCACGTCACTGCGAGCCACCGACATCCTGGTGCCTGGAGACGTGCGGGAGTGGAAGCTCAAAGCCGACCTTTTCCCCAGCCAGGCGAGGGCGGTGctggaggcggaggaagaggaggttccTGAGCCTCACTCAGGGTCGACGACCCCGACAGTGTACCAAGGCATCATCCCCGCCGTGTCCCTCGCCGACCTCATGACCGACGAAGAGACCGACAAACTGATCTACAGCGGCGGCGTCAGGTACACACGGGAGGGAACACTGCCCCTCGAGGcccagggggagggggaggaggcggagggtgAGCAGCAGGTTCCGCCGCCAACAACGTCCACTGCGGAGGCCAGGAAGCAGTTCCTCTCCCAGATGGCAAGCCAGGCAGGGACGCCTCATGTGAGCGCCAATGGTGTCACAACTCTCCCTGGCGACCGCTCCTCACTTGCCTCCAACTCTGATTCTTATACTTTCGAAGACATCGACGAGGCCCTTCACGACGACCGGTCCTCGTCCGTGCCATCCTCGTCACAGTCTTCCCCGCGGTTGTCCGGCAAGAGTGACGTGGACGGGGCGAGCACTACCGAGAGCGGCTACAGCAGCAACGAGACCAACGGGGAGCTGCAGCTGCCCATCAACGGTCTGCAGGCGCTGCCCATCGGCGGGGTGGACATAGACGAGCTGGCAGAGTTTGTGCGCCAAGACGCGGGCCGCATGGAGCGTCTCCGCAGACGTTACGACGCAGGGGAGCTGGAGGATCATGGCTTCTCCCGACGACCCTCGGTGCGGGGTATCAAGCCTCGCTTTGGGTCCACCACAGACCTCCTGAAGCAGATGGCGACTCAATTGGCACCACCAACCATGGCCCAGCCTGGAATGGCCGGCTCCCACATGACCTGGCCCTATCGAGATGTTGGAGACGAAGACTCCCAGCCCGCCCAGCGGCGCCGAGCATCCCAGAACAGGGTGGTGCTGCCAGCGCTGCAGGAGGACATCTTGTACACCCCCACGTCAGACCTATCGCCTCAGGGGGTGCCGCCCCCGCCTTCCTCCTCGACTGCGCCTCCGGCCATAACTCTCACGCACACCAAGGCGCCTCGGGTGGTGCACGTGTACGCCAGCACGGGCGACCTCAGGGCTCCCCCTCCACCCCGGTTGTCTGGCCCACGAGAGTCTCCTCCACCTGATTTGATTCGTCCAGGTGGAGCCCCAGTGCCCATGCGGGCCCTCACCCACTCCTTGTCCCAACCGCTGCCGGACACCTCGGGCCACGGCCTCATGATGGTGCCGCAGATGCCCACCCCGGCGCTCACAGACCCCCACATGGCCTCGTGCAGGCGACCCGCGTCCGTGCACGGCCACCTCCCTCCCGACTCCCTGGTAATGCGAGGCGTGCCCCCGCCGCCCTCCGCGCGCCCCCACTCCTCGCTGTCCCACTACCCTAACCCCAGAGTGCCGGTACACTACCACTCTTACGAGGACCCGCCGCAGGCACGCCCCCCTTACGAGGGGTCGCACCCGCCCCTGACCCAGCGAGGCTCCTATCCAGGCACCATCCCCGCGCCCCTCGGGGTCCACTACCAGCCCCAGCTCGTGCCGCCTGATGCCATCGGGTTCCCTCAGCCTCCGCCCTTCGGCTCCCAACACTCGCACTCGCGGCCACCACCGCCAGTCTCGTCTCGGGACGGGCCTccctacacacgcacactccaCTCCCAGGTGCACCCGGGGCCACAGACGTCCTCCATGGTGGCCAACCCCAGCCAGCCGCACCAGTGTGGCCCCAGACAGGTGCGGGTAGCGGGAGGGGCGGCAGATCAGGCGTGCTCGCCCGCGTGGTCCCACCAGCAGCCCCACACCCACCAGACCTTCGCGCCGCCCTACCCTGTCTCTAGTCACCTCAGTTACACAACACCCATCGTGCCCGAGAGTGTCATGACCTCCCGCCCCTCGGGGCCGCCTGTCGGGGCACCCATGGGAGCTCCCATGAGACCCATCGGACCCTTAATCGGTCCCCCGATAGGGCCACCGATCATGAATGGCGGCGTCAGCAAACTAGAGGGATTGCGGGACGAGCGAGGGGTGCCCGAGggagcctcctcctccccgaggGGGCCGCTGGACCCCCAGTATCCTCAGCACAGCTCCCCGACCCGAGACACCAGCATCCTGCACCGCCATCCGCCGCCGCCCCTCAACATGACGTGA
- the LOC135090591 gene encoding stAR-related lipid transfer protein 3-like produces MSLAGHRSPLVGGPGSLNTVSADIWIANQLPGMQINGRMSAVRRFFCLFVTFDFLFTGLFWAICVLIKEGGKYSALVEEIIHYNIRSSIFDIVMVAAVRFTLLLLLYALLHINHWWMVAITTAGSCAFFISKSLMYEWQGKDASSYPFEVTLLLLSFLISWIEAWFVDFRVLPQENRAKSVLEAASNCDHQETDPLLPGLDRVRDYLSAYSETVGDFYSPMESPLASDDEEEYGGHTVNRRMTSEERELQISGVEALQKAWETIHSPGWKLEKESSHGDTIYTKLGSSGTKIYKLTGVIDTDSNTLFNEIVHNIENMPSWNKAVTVGRIIQSVDSSTDVVYQLAAEGPGRVVTARDFVNVRHWKKIGNSMVCANISVVHKDEPPQKSIVRGENGPCCWVFQPAENAPRKCFFQWLLDTDLKGWIPQYVLEQALTYAMTDFMSCLRNYAPTLKTQTSQRKGHR; encoded by the exons ATGTCACTAGCCGGCCACCGCTCTCCTCTGG TAGGAGGGCCTGGCAGTTTGAATACAGTGTCTGCAGACATATGGATAGCCAACCAGCTCCCGGGAATGCAGATAAACGGCCGCATGTCAGCAGTGCGGCGTTTCTTCTGCCTGTTCGTGACCTTTGACTTCCTCTTCACGGGCCTATTTTGGGCTATCTGCGTGCTA attaaagaaggaggaaagtataGTGCATTAGTTGAGGAGATCATCCACTACAACATACGTTCCTCTATATTTGACATCGTG ATGGTTGCTGCCGTGCGGTTCACACTCCTGCTCCTTCTGTACGCTTTGCTCCACATCAACCACTGGTGGATGGTGGCA ATAACTACAGCAGGAAGCTGTGCATTTTTCATATCCAAAAGCTTAATGTATGAG TGGCAAGGGAAAGATGCATCCAGTTATCCATTCGAGGTGACTCTGCTgctgctttccttcctcatatCATGGATAGAGGCCTGGTTTGTGGACTTCAGAGTCTTGCCTCAAGAAAACAGAGCCAAGAGTGTGCTTGAGG CGGCCAGTAATTGTGACCACCAGGAGACTGACCCACTACTGCCTGGGCTGGACCGGGTGCGGGACTACCTCAGCGCCTACTCTGAGACTGTAGGTGACTTCTACTCCCCAATGGAATCTCCTCTCG CTtctgatgatgaggaggagtatGGGGGACACACAGTCAATAGAAGGATGACTTCTGAA GAGAGAGAGCTTCAAATCAGCGGAGTCGAGGCGCTGCAGAAGGCCTGGGAGACCATCCACTCCCCAGGCTGGAAGCTGGAGAAGGAGAGTTCTCACGGAGACACCATTTACACCAAGCTGGGCTCAAGTGGAACCAAAATATACAAGCTTACA GGTGTAATTGACACAGATTCCAATACTTTGTTTAATGAAATTGTGCATAATATTGAAAATATGCCAAGTTGGAACAAGGCTGTGACTGTGGGGAGAATTATTCAG AGTGTGGACAGCAGCACAGATGTGGTGTACCAGCTGGCGGCGGAGGGGCCAGGTAGGGTGGTCACTGCAAGGGACTTTGTTAATGTCCGCCACTGGAAGAAGATTGGCAACTCAATGGTGTGTGCAAACATCTCGGTGGTTCACAAGGACGAGCCACCACAGAAGAGCATCGTCAG AGGGGAAAATGGGCCGTGCTGCTGGGTGTTTCAGCCTGCAGAGAACGCACCACGGAAATGTTTCTTCCAGTGGCTGCTGGACACAGATCTGAAGGGCTGGATCCCCCAGTACGTGCTGGAGCAGGCCCTCACCTACGCCATGACAGACTTCATGAGTTGCCTGAGGAACTATGCACCAACTCTCAAGACTCAGACCTCACAAAGAAAAGGACACAGATAA